The following proteins are co-located in the Lacticaseibacillus paracasei subsp. paracasei genome:
- a CDS encoding peptide ABC transporter substrate-binding protein: protein MKVKRLVAGAMVFASAALLAACGSKSSSSSSETFNRMEKDVISTMDNAHITDVISGQAAVDTGDGLYRYKGKKLEPAVATKVVKPTNNGLTYTFNLRKTKWSNGDPVTAKDFVFAWKRAADPKTKSEYAYLFSGIKNADDITAGKKAASTLGVKAEGDYKLVVTMDRPVPYFSTMMVNPVFFPLNQKTVDKYGKKFGTQSKYLVFNGPFKLTNWNGTGNSWDEVKNTSYWNAKQVKLDKIHVQVVKDSNTAANLFATKKLDDAVLTGEIAKQHAKDKDYVGDKQGRTTYLDMNEEKVPDFKNLKLRQAVAMAINRDEFANKVIGDGSFGISTITPENSGSNPKTGEDFSKEAAKESKTVQTYDLKKAKQLWAEGLKEVGKSGEDVTLTTDDTDVAKKSAEYLQSALEQLPGMKVSISSVPFKTRIQRSLDGSAQFILSGWQGDFPDPISFLDLYTTGNTYNFSHWSNKQYDDLIKASKGTDANSETKRYDDLLKAQELLSKESPVATLYQTVQGHLRNPKLKGATFSPANMYNFVGAYMAK from the coding sequence ATGAAAGTTAAACGATTGGTAGCAGGGGCAATGGTATTTGCCTCAGCTGCACTCTTGGCCGCATGTGGCAGCAAGAGTAGCAGCAGTAGCTCAGAAACTTTTAATCGAATGGAAAAAGATGTTATTTCCACAATGGATAATGCCCACATTACGGATGTTATTAGTGGGCAAGCCGCCGTTGATACTGGTGATGGGTTGTATCGGTATAAAGGCAAGAAATTGGAACCTGCTGTTGCCACTAAAGTCGTTAAGCCAACGAATAACGGCCTTACTTATACATTCAACTTGCGGAAGACGAAGTGGAGTAACGGCGATCCTGTTACTGCCAAAGATTTCGTCTTCGCGTGGAAGCGAGCAGCAGATCCGAAAACTAAGTCAGAATATGCTTATCTTTTCTCTGGCATTAAGAACGCGGATGACATCACTGCTGGTAAGAAGGCTGCTTCAACCCTTGGTGTTAAAGCAGAAGGCGATTATAAGCTGGTTGTGACGATGGATCGGCCAGTACCGTACTTTAGCACGATGATGGTCAATCCGGTCTTCTTCCCATTGAACCAGAAGACGGTTGATAAGTATGGCAAGAAGTTCGGTACGCAAAGCAAGTACTTGGTCTTCAATGGCCCGTTCAAGTTGACTAACTGGAACGGTACTGGTAATTCATGGGATGAAGTGAAGAACACTTCTTACTGGAACGCCAAGCAAGTTAAGCTCGATAAGATTCACGTTCAAGTGGTTAAGGATTCCAACACTGCCGCTAATTTATTCGCTACGAAGAAACTTGACGATGCGGTTCTGACCGGTGAAATTGCTAAGCAGCATGCCAAGGACAAGGATTACGTTGGCGATAAGCAAGGTCGGACCACTTACTTGGATATGAACGAAGAAAAGGTACCTGACTTCAAGAATCTGAAGTTGCGTCAAGCTGTTGCGATGGCTATTAATCGTGATGAGTTTGCGAATAAGGTTATTGGCGATGGTTCTTTCGGAATCTCAACGATTACACCAGAAAACTCTGGCAGTAATCCAAAGACCGGCGAAGACTTCTCCAAGGAAGCTGCTAAGGAATCTAAGACCGTTCAGACATACGATCTTAAGAAAGCTAAGCAACTTTGGGCTGAAGGCCTGAAGGAAGTCGGTAAATCTGGTGAAGATGTGACCCTGACGACCGATGACACAGACGTTGCTAAGAAGTCTGCTGAATATCTGCAATCTGCTTTGGAACAATTGCCAGGCATGAAGGTTTCCATCTCTTCTGTTCCATTCAAGACCCGGATCCAACGGTCATTAGATGGCAGTGCTCAGTTCATTCTCTCCGGCTGGCAAGGTGACTTCCCAGATCCAATTTCCTTCTTGGACCTTTACACGACTGGCAACACTTACAACTTTAGTCACTGGTCCAATAAACAATATGATGATCTGATTAAGGCTTCTAAGGGAACGGACGCTAACAGCGAAACCAAGCGATATGATGATCTTCTGAAGGCACAGGAACTGCTTTCTAAGGAATCACCTGTTGCAACGCTTTATCAAACTGTTCAAGGCCATTTGCGCAATCCTAAGCTGAAAGGTGCTACTTTCAGCCCAGCCAACATGTATAACTTTGTTGGGGCTTATATGGCTAAGTAA
- a CDS encoding ATP-binding cassette domain-containing protein yields the protein MPQIIHEPAVHLEVEQLSVTIKRKKILDHLSLSLVSPNIYGIVGPNGTGKSVLLKTLLGFIRPSAGSVKMNGVRVDPRHDLPVSVGAIIEHPGFIGDLNGHDNLMALGNIRSQLSDADIRAIMEKVGLSDDRKAVADYSLGMIQRLGIAQAIMEDQQLILLDEPTNALDREGVAFLTDLLRELRDQGKLVVVASHDFMWLQFLADQIFELTGGQLNQLEAGQPL from the coding sequence ATGCCGCAAATCATACATGAGCCAGCAGTTCATTTAGAAGTTGAGCAGTTGTCTGTCACAATTAAACGAAAAAAGATTCTCGATCATCTGTCACTTTCACTGGTGTCACCAAACATTTACGGCATTGTCGGCCCAAATGGAACGGGTAAATCGGTTTTGTTAAAAACATTGTTGGGATTTATTCGGCCATCTGCTGGTAGTGTCAAGATGAATGGCGTACGGGTTGACCCGCGTCATGATCTACCAGTCAGCGTTGGTGCGATTATTGAGCATCCAGGATTTATTGGTGATCTGAACGGGCACGACAATTTAATGGCATTAGGCAACATTCGCAGTCAACTTAGTGACGCCGATATACGGGCGATTATGGAAAAGGTCGGCTTAAGCGATGATAGGAAAGCCGTTGCCGATTATTCACTTGGCATGATTCAGCGACTTGGCATTGCTCAAGCCATCATGGAAGATCAGCAATTAATCTTGCTTGATGAACCGACTAATGCGTTGGATCGTGAAGGGGTGGCTTTTTTGACCGATTTATTAAGAGAGCTTCGTGATCAAGGCAAATTGGTCGTGGTAGCTAGCCACGATTTCATGTGGCTGCAGTTTTTAGCCGATCAGATTTTTGAATTGACAGGCGGCCAACTTAATCAGCTGGAAGCTGGGCAACCACTATGA
- a CDS encoding NUDIX domain-containing protein: MVLVQEPNDLRFQVNPQAKFDVRAAVLLVHAGQLLATVNSASGIALVPGGAVKFGETAAEAAAREIHEELKLNVVPQLVGIVESFWQQPEQTYQQLIMVHRVTLTDAQKAGLVWQEGLKGEWLPFEKVARLLQPRSLAQFLTSGDSIRHLVDHHTE; the protein is encoded by the coding sequence ATGGTGTTGGTGCAAGAACCGAATGATTTACGCTTTCAAGTGAATCCACAGGCTAAATTCGATGTCCGGGCGGCGGTGTTGTTGGTGCATGCAGGCCAACTTTTAGCGACAGTTAACTCGGCAAGCGGTATCGCCCTTGTGCCAGGCGGCGCGGTTAAATTTGGTGAAACGGCGGCAGAAGCGGCTGCTCGGGAAATTCATGAAGAGCTAAAGCTGAACGTGGTGCCGCAACTGGTGGGGATCGTGGAATCGTTTTGGCAACAGCCTGAACAAACTTACCAACAACTCATCATGGTACATCGGGTGACGTTGACTGACGCACAAAAGGCTGGTTTGGTTTGGCAGGAAGGTTTGAAGGGTGAGTGGCTGCCGTTTGAAAAGGTAGCTAGGCTGTTGCAGCCACGATCACTGGCACAGTTTTTAACGTCCGGCGATTCAATTCGCCACCTTGTCGACCATCATACAGAATGA
- a CDS encoding ABC transporter ATP-binding protein, giving the protein MKSTSKLLTNQKTLTILMIFLTVIESLGRVASSLTLAPLTDQLISKNLHGVVFWLLSTIGIWGVTLTVNYGNSLLKAQIIRKVTNQLRVDIANGLNTVPISEYKKVNHNEYVSWLTNDVNMIDQNGLEAFFSLLSSATTLLFAITSLAFYHYSLALAAIILGLLTMTIPQFFSKVMTHETNRLATANSSFLGKADDIIGGFSVFFSHNLGNTLTNKLATASDHQGKEKLLYAKNVGLVNLLISGVNVGAQMLVMTLTCLLVIGGYFSVGVISASGSLAGTVFNNLAGMIQSIFQMKSVAVLLDKDIQATKIKTVSEDDSFNHALTVDHLSFGYEGKPVIKDISYNFEKGGKYAVVGKSGAGKSTLINLISGRLRDYAGTIQVDGDELKSMPATLLNAKIELVDQKSYIFNESIEENITLGHAKSQALLSNVVSFLGIDKFTNLATKIHEHGSNLSGGQRQKLALARALAFHKPILIVDEVTAGIDSENAQEIEDALLAEKDLTVIMITHNLTEKTRAQLTDTLELA; this is encoded by the coding sequence ATGAAATCTACAAGTAAGTTGTTAACAAACCAAAAAACACTAACCATCCTGATGATATTCCTAACAGTTATTGAATCACTCGGCAGGGTTGCGAGTTCTTTAACACTTGCCCCGTTAACTGATCAACTCATTTCAAAAAACCTTCACGGCGTGGTTTTTTGGTTATTGTCTACCATTGGCATTTGGGGCGTCACATTGACGGTTAATTATGGTAACTCACTTTTAAAAGCCCAGATTATTCGTAAGGTAACCAATCAGTTGCGCGTTGATATTGCCAATGGTTTGAATACTGTTCCAATTTCCGAATACAAAAAAGTCAATCATAATGAATACGTTTCTTGGCTAACGAATGACGTTAACATGATTGATCAGAATGGGCTGGAGGCCTTCTTCTCACTTCTAAGCAGTGCCACTACCTTGCTATTTGCAATCACATCTCTGGCTTTCTATCATTACAGTTTAGCGCTTGCCGCTATTATATTAGGCCTCCTGACGATGACAATTCCCCAGTTTTTCTCAAAAGTCATGACGCATGAAACGAATCGCTTAGCAACTGCGAACAGCTCATTTTTAGGCAAGGCAGATGACATTATCGGTGGCTTCTCAGTTTTTTTTAGTCACAATCTTGGCAATACACTCACAAATAAGCTAGCGACTGCGTCTGATCATCAAGGAAAAGAAAAACTTCTTTACGCCAAAAATGTAGGATTGGTTAATTTGCTTATTAGCGGTGTTAATGTCGGAGCACAGATGCTAGTCATGACATTAACATGCTTATTGGTTATTGGTGGCTATTTCAGTGTAGGGGTTATCTCTGCCAGTGGTTCATTAGCAGGAACAGTGTTCAATAACCTTGCAGGCATGATTCAAAGCATCTTTCAAATGAAATCCGTTGCAGTATTGCTTGATAAAGACATACAAGCAACAAAAATTAAGACTGTTTCAGAAGACGATTCGTTTAATCATGCCTTGACAGTTGATCATCTTTCTTTTGGCTATGAAGGTAAACCCGTCATTAAGGATATCTCCTATAACTTCGAAAAGGGCGGTAAATATGCTGTCGTGGGGAAAAGCGGCGCCGGAAAATCGACATTGATCAACCTTATCAGCGGACGACTTCGTGATTATGCTGGTACTATCCAAGTTGATGGTGACGAATTAAAATCAATGCCGGCAACACTGCTTAATGCCAAAATCGAACTGGTAGATCAGAAATCATATATTTTCAATGAGAGTATTGAGGAAAATATTACGCTTGGCCATGCAAAATCACAGGCACTACTTTCTAACGTTGTAAGCTTCTTAGGGATTGATAAATTCACAAACCTAGCAACAAAGATTCACGAACACGGCAGCAATTTATCTGGTGGGCAGCGACAAAAGCTGGCTTTAGCGCGCGCACTTGCTTTTCATAAGCCCATCTTAATTGTCGATGAAGTCACTGCTGGCATTGATAGTGAAAATGCCCAAGAAATAGAGGACGCACTACTCGCTGAGAAAGATCTAACCGTCATTATGATTACCCACAATCTGACGGAAAAAACACGGGCACAACTAACAGACACCCTTGAACTAGCATAA
- a CDS encoding helix-turn-helix domain-containing protein, with protein sequence MEKIGELINHFRENKGMSQAELSEGILSKAQLSKFERDLTKISVDKFLALLERLHVTFTEFGNALAIQERLYEQSILEDITKAVINNNKDQAQLVKERAEQHLKKHHGKYNQLTLIMVKAMICDMEKGTLPKADTKVLADYLFSVDGWTHFELLLFGNTMSALSLVTVNQLARELAAQINEAWAIHQNFQLTINLLYNVVILNLSAKDLTTARLFLRVMKHSHVEDSMMAERYLIALADAFCDYCGEPTVEHENNVKRMIEIQKEIGSTNFFVAFNNQAKMFINETKISSNDSAGNV encoded by the coding sequence ATGGAAAAAATTGGGGAACTCATTAATCATTTTCGCGAAAACAAAGGTATGAGTCAGGCGGAACTCAGCGAAGGAATTCTTTCGAAAGCACAGCTGTCGAAGTTTGAACGAGATTTGACGAAAATTTCCGTTGATAAGTTTCTGGCTTTACTTGAACGGCTCCATGTGACGTTTACTGAGTTTGGGAACGCTTTGGCAATTCAAGAAAGACTGTATGAACAATCCATATTAGAGGACATTACAAAAGCAGTTATCAATAACAACAAAGACCAGGCGCAACTCGTGAAAGAACGGGCGGAGCAACATCTAAAAAAACACCATGGAAAGTATAATCAGCTCACGTTGATCATGGTCAAGGCGATGATTTGCGATATGGAAAAGGGAACCCTTCCAAAGGCTGATACTAAAGTCCTCGCCGACTATTTATTTAGTGTTGATGGCTGGACACACTTTGAGTTGTTGCTCTTTGGAAATACTATGTCAGCTTTGTCGTTGGTTACTGTCAACCAATTGGCGCGGGAGCTAGCCGCTCAAATCAATGAAGCATGGGCGATACATCAAAACTTTCAATTGACTATAAATTTGCTGTATAACGTCGTGATTTTAAATTTGTCCGCAAAAGACCTGACAACTGCCAGACTTTTTTTACGGGTTATGAAACATAGCCATGTTGAAGATAGTATGATGGCTGAACGATACCTGATTGCACTCGCAGACGCATTTTGTGACTACTGCGGAGAGCCAACAGTTGAACATGAAAATAACGTCAAAAGAATGATTGAAATTCAAAAAGAAATCGGATCGACAAATTTTTTTGTCGCTTTCAACAATCAAGCGAAGATGTTCATAAATGAAACGAAAATATCAAGTAACGATTCTGCTGGTAATGTTTGA
- a CDS encoding FAD/NAD(P)-binding protein: protein MHITLIGAGPRGLLILERLLSWQQNRFPKRQLTIVLTDPYPIGGRVWKIDQDPNLIMNTAASQITLFTDQTVTNVGPFLTGPDLSTWALTTASGYLDAHPEFNNRAILLRQAAALGPNNYASRALYGVYQHWFFDMLVARAGNNSITFKQQTVVSLAKNAANFTITTDQESWHTDQVVMALGNLKNSLTRDQKALDDYAHAHDLFYLAPGFPEEGDLSTIEPQAPVIIRGLGLSFFDLMSRLTEGRGGRFQKTADGLLAYHPSGREPHIFTGSRRGFPYRAKGRNQKGPGEEWEPQFLTTEQINTWQAHGEVSGQTFWEALQHEVELVYYRLLLVQRYPDLDVTAFEHDFVANPVTTLGTLPIAAKDRLDWDALADPTKWHPSGQPYQDFMRHYLRRDAREAMRGTKTGPLTSALEVLRDMRDPIRQLVERGLLSQDQYLDFFLRWFNSLNDFLSIGPPALRIDQLQALLGAGIITILPPGMQIKGINGQFLLKTQSDPSFSVQAKSLLEARVPAVNAPTAQNALIQQLLHDGYAHTYELQLNADKRFQSGAIAVDRQTQQLLDANEHPQPGLFFWGVPTEGVHWLTTASPRPLVNDTSLKTAEQIVQTIWEV, encoded by the coding sequence ATGCACATCACCCTCATCGGCGCCGGCCCTCGCGGCTTATTAATTTTAGAACGGCTACTCAGCTGGCAGCAAAATCGCTTTCCAAAACGCCAACTCACCATCGTTCTGACCGATCCTTATCCAATTGGCGGACGCGTTTGGAAAATCGATCAAGATCCGAACCTTATCATGAATACAGCAGCGTCACAGATCACCTTATTCACTGATCAAACGGTCACCAATGTTGGTCCATTCTTGACCGGACCTGATCTGAGCACATGGGCACTCACAACTGCATCTGGTTACCTTGATGCTCACCCTGAGTTCAATAACCGCGCGATCCTACTGCGGCAGGCAGCAGCACTGGGACCCAACAACTACGCTTCACGGGCACTTTATGGTGTCTACCAGCATTGGTTCTTTGACATGCTTGTAGCCCGCGCTGGTAACAATAGCATCACGTTTAAGCAGCAAACCGTTGTCAGTTTAGCTAAAAACGCCGCTAATTTCACAATTACCACCGATCAAGAAAGCTGGCACACAGACCAAGTTGTCATGGCGCTAGGCAACCTCAAGAATTCCTTGACGCGCGATCAAAAAGCATTGGACGATTACGCCCACGCTCACGATTTGTTTTATCTTGCCCCAGGTTTCCCTGAAGAAGGTGACCTTAGCACCATCGAACCGCAGGCACCTGTGATCATTCGCGGACTTGGCTTAAGCTTCTTTGATTTAATGAGCAGGTTAACTGAAGGCCGCGGCGGCCGCTTCCAGAAAACAGCAGACGGCTTGCTGGCCTATCATCCTAGTGGTCGAGAACCGCACATTTTTACTGGTTCTCGACGTGGTTTTCCTTACCGGGCAAAAGGTCGCAACCAAAAAGGACCCGGTGAAGAATGGGAGCCACAGTTTTTGACGACTGAACAGATCAATACTTGGCAAGCACATGGCGAAGTGAGCGGTCAAACCTTCTGGGAAGCATTGCAACACGAAGTTGAACTAGTTTATTATCGGCTCCTGCTAGTGCAACGCTACCCCGATCTAGACGTGACTGCCTTTGAACATGACTTCGTCGCCAATCCTGTTACGACGCTAGGCACATTGCCAATTGCCGCCAAAGATCGACTTGATTGGGATGCCTTGGCTGATCCAACCAAGTGGCATCCAAGCGGTCAGCCTTATCAGGACTTTATGCGGCATTATCTGCGTCGAGATGCACGCGAAGCCATGCGTGGCACCAAAACTGGACCATTAACTAGCGCACTAGAAGTTTTGCGTGATATGCGCGACCCGATTCGCCAGCTCGTCGAACGCGGTTTGTTGAGTCAAGATCAGTACCTCGATTTCTTCTTGCGCTGGTTCAACTCGCTGAATGACTTTCTCTCCATTGGGCCGCCTGCCTTGCGAATTGATCAATTGCAAGCTTTGCTGGGCGCTGGGATCATCACCATTTTGCCACCGGGGATGCAAATTAAAGGCATCAATGGTCAATTTTTATTGAAAACGCAAAGTGATCCCAGCTTTTCGGTTCAGGCCAAGAGCTTACTCGAAGCGCGTGTGCCGGCTGTCAATGCGCCAACTGCGCAAAACGCATTAATTCAGCAACTCTTGCATGACGGCTATGCGCACACATATGAGCTGCAGTTGAACGCTGACAAGCGATTCCAATCCGGCGCCATCGCCGTTGATCGCCAAACCCAACAACTGCTTGACGCCAACGAACACCCTCAACCTGGTCTCTTCTTCTGGGGCGTCCCTACTGAAGGCGTACATTGGCTCACCACTGCCAGCCCCCGGCCACTGGTCAATGATACTAGTTTGAAAACGGCAGAACAGATTGTGCAGACAATTTGGGAAGTGTGA
- a CDS encoding FAD-dependent oxidoreductase, which yields MLMKVVVVGCTHAGTAAVRELLMKHPETEVDVFERREDISFLSCGIALYLEGTVGRLEDMFYATPASLEALGPHVHVHLKHDVLSIDAADHRILAENLKTGNQQHYQYDKLVMATGSYPVVPPISGVSIPRVLMCKNYDDARRIKESAKDAEHIAIVGGGYIGVELAEAYSRNHKQVTLINGVSPLLSHYVDLPLSHEISEALTTRGVELKPNTVAKHFDSDEQHVFIQTDKGEIQADLAVVCVGFRPMTELLIGQVDMNPDGSIHVNDYMQTSNPDIFAAGDAVAVHFNPTGKDAYAPLATNAVRQGMMAGANLFKPTIKYMGTQATSALKLYDHNLGVTGLTLAHAKRNHLSAASVTMTDDFRPPFMPDTVKITMVLVYDTDDRRILGAQFYSQYDIVNAANLISVMIQNRNTIDQLAYVDMLFNPNYDKPWHYLNLLGQLAVTQADNTTA from the coding sequence ATGCTGATGAAAGTTGTCGTTGTGGGCTGTACGCATGCAGGAACTGCGGCAGTGCGCGAACTGTTGATGAAGCACCCAGAGACAGAAGTGGATGTCTTTGAACGGCGGGAAGACATCTCCTTTCTTTCTTGCGGCATCGCGTTATACCTTGAAGGTACCGTTGGCCGATTGGAAGATATGTTTTATGCTACGCCAGCTTCTTTAGAGGCGCTGGGGCCGCATGTTCACGTTCATCTCAAACATGATGTTTTAAGCATTGATGCCGCTGATCATCGGATTTTGGCCGAAAATCTTAAAACGGGCAACCAACAACATTATCAATATGATAAATTAGTCATGGCGACAGGCAGTTATCCTGTTGTTCCGCCGATTTCAGGTGTCAGTATTCCGCGGGTGCTGATGTGTAAAAACTACGATGATGCTCGGCGAATCAAAGAAAGTGCTAAGGATGCTGAGCATATTGCGATTGTTGGTGGCGGGTATATTGGTGTCGAACTGGCGGAAGCGTATAGCCGCAACCATAAACAGGTAACGTTAATTAATGGTGTTTCGCCTTTACTTAGTCATTATGTTGACTTGCCACTTAGTCATGAAATCAGTGAGGCCCTGACAACACGTGGGGTTGAGTTGAAACCCAACACAGTTGCCAAGCATTTTGATAGTGACGAGCAGCATGTTTTTATTCAAACAGATAAAGGCGAAATACAGGCAGATTTAGCGGTGGTTTGTGTCGGGTTCCGGCCGATGACCGAGTTGCTGATCGGCCAAGTTGATATGAATCCTGATGGGTCCATTCACGTGAATGATTATATGCAGACCAGCAATCCGGATATTTTTGCAGCTGGTGATGCGGTCGCCGTCCATTTCAATCCCACTGGTAAGGACGCTTATGCGCCTTTGGCCACCAATGCTGTGCGCCAAGGGATGATGGCTGGCGCTAACTTGTTTAAACCAACGATTAAATATATGGGAACGCAAGCCACAAGCGCGCTGAAGTTGTACGATCATAACTTAGGTGTGACGGGTTTGACGCTTGCTCACGCCAAGCGCAATCACCTGTCGGCTGCCAGTGTCACGATGACGGATGATTTTCGACCGCCATTCATGCCGGACACCGTCAAAATTACGATGGTGCTCGTCTATGATACTGATGATCGCCGGATTCTGGGTGCCCAGTTTTATAGTCAATATGATATTGTAAATGCAGCTAATCTCATTTCTGTGATGATCCAAAATCGTAACACGATTGATCAGCTGGCTTATGTCGACATGCTGTTCAATCCGAATTATGATAAACCGTGGCATTATTTGAATCTGTTAGGGCAATTGGCTGTGACGCAAGCAGATAATACGACGGCGTAG
- a CDS encoding LVIS_2131 family protein, which yields MNSWNLIGLLAWVILIAYLIFIVWHIRQRHIKAIVKSGKQVRGSVVLIDIAEVLVFAIAAIGMVWVSWLRPIDYRDSRAVAISHSAEHLILQTGEDHSFYVRVQTGNGKNPTLYYTYWTNGAKYENTSHNAEVSAGTQPLTPRAAGYPWSKKDLKKLDQTADQAYVATVTARYKPGFLNGLGMHVGNIADRFSILRVPNDTFVEIDPVKD from the coding sequence ATGAATTCGTGGAATCTTATCGGACTGTTGGCATGGGTGATACTCATCGCCTATTTGATTTTCATCGTCTGGCACATTCGGCAACGGCACATTAAAGCAATTGTTAAATCCGGAAAGCAAGTTCGTGGCTCGGTGGTGTTAATTGACATTGCAGAAGTGCTTGTTTTTGCGATTGCCGCGATTGGCATGGTTTGGGTGAGCTGGTTACGGCCTATTGATTATCGTGATAGTCGTGCGGTAGCTATTAGCCACAGCGCAGAACATCTCATTTTACAAACTGGCGAGGATCATTCCTTTTATGTTCGTGTCCAAACAGGGAATGGCAAGAATCCAACCTTGTACTACACTTACTGGACTAACGGCGCTAAATACGAAAATACAAGTCACAATGCTGAAGTTAGTGCCGGTACACAACCGTTGACCCCGCGGGCGGCAGGCTATCCATGGTCGAAAAAAGACCTGAAAAAATTGGATCAGACGGCCGATCAAGCCTACGTGGCAACGGTCACTGCTCGTTACAAGCCAGGCTTTTTAAACGGTTTAGGTATGCATGTTGGCAACATTGCTGACCGTTTCTCGATTTTACGGGTACCAAATGATACGTTTGTGGAAATTGATCCCGTCAAGGATTAA
- a CDS encoding TPM domain-containing protein, which produces MHKYLWWLIPLVLLLGIGAATQQSVQAASGTWYRDDGDMMGAKSQAAVNRLNNETFAKVKGHPQLAVITVKSLDDDEIEDYANDQFAKLGIGKKGWDNGLLLVLSREDRKYWLEVGYGLEDVVPDGSADEIVTSNVKTQLKAQNYDEAIALFLDHIGQRVTANQSAIATPAQITAKRARDAAIQQAILIAALILMALLVLFFVVHMAMAARLRDAMRDTVALEAMPLYAAVMAAGIPLRRQTASLPLFKFAWSHAKLREIGLANLARRGFESWTRVLRLTAPYPYWYYYQTSKPLRQLADQDVVAAPSVSALAALLTPALADRFAKGRPYEASYAQWLGQQKNVAGQAAVTTWSKFLENVKETDRFSAEMLAATFGVILFHIRHPEKNQDLSQYDLPLWVVSDFGSSASSGSSGGSDNFGSGFGGGSSGGGGFGGSW; this is translated from the coding sequence ATGCACAAATATCTTTGGTGGCTCATCCCGCTTGTCTTGCTACTTGGTATTGGGGCAGCAACGCAACAGTCGGTTCAAGCGGCTTCGGGAACATGGTATCGCGATGACGGTGACATGATGGGAGCTAAGAGCCAGGCGGCGGTCAATCGTTTGAATAATGAGACGTTTGCCAAGGTAAAGGGTCATCCTCAACTTGCAGTCATCACGGTCAAGTCGCTTGATGATGACGAAATCGAAGACTATGCCAATGATCAGTTTGCTAAATTGGGTATTGGCAAAAAAGGCTGGGACAATGGCTTGCTTCTTGTGCTTTCCCGCGAAGACCGTAAGTATTGGCTAGAGGTCGGCTATGGGTTAGAAGACGTCGTGCCAGACGGGAGTGCAGACGAGATTGTTACTTCGAACGTGAAAACACAGCTGAAGGCGCAGAACTACGATGAGGCAATCGCACTGTTTCTCGATCATATTGGTCAACGCGTGACAGCAAACCAAAGTGCCATCGCGACACCTGCCCAAATAACCGCTAAACGGGCACGTGATGCTGCTATTCAGCAAGCAATCTTGATTGCTGCTTTGATTTTGATGGCCTTGCTGGTACTCTTCTTCGTAGTCCACATGGCGATGGCTGCCCGATTGCGTGATGCTATGCGTGATACCGTTGCTTTGGAGGCGATGCCGTTGTATGCGGCTGTGATGGCAGCAGGCATTCCGCTACGCCGACAGACAGCATCCTTACCGCTATTCAAATTTGCTTGGTCACATGCCAAGCTACGCGAAATCGGTCTGGCCAATTTGGCTCGTCGTGGTTTCGAGTCGTGGACGCGCGTGCTGCGGTTGACCGCACCATATCCTTATTGGTACTACTACCAAACAAGCAAACCACTGCGGCAATTAGCCGATCAAGATGTGGTGGCGGCCCCATCTGTTTCAGCATTAGCAGCGTTATTAACCCCCGCATTAGCTGATCGTTTTGCAAAAGGCAGACCTTATGAAGCCAGTTATGCCCAGTGGTTAGGCCAACAAAAGAATGTTGCTGGTCAGGCCGCGGTGACAACTTGGTCGAAATTCCTTGAAAACGTTAAAGAAACGGATCGTTTTTCAGCCGAAATGTTGGCTGCCACGTTTGGCGTTATCTTGTTCCATATTCGGCATCCAGAAAAAAATCAGGATTTAAGTCAATACGACTTGCCACTTTGGGTTGTATCCGACTTTGGGTCGAGTGCCAGCAGCGGTAGCAGCGGCGGTTCTGACAATTTCGGTAGTGGATTTGGCGGTGGCAGCAGTGGCGGTGGTGGATTTGGCGGCAGTTGGTAA